In Streptomyces sp. SN-593, a single genomic region encodes these proteins:
- a CDS encoding N-acetylneuraminate synthase family protein — MTTTLPANLRAVGSRHIGNGQPVYITGEIGINHNGDLENAFALVDAAVAAGCDAVKFQKRTPEICTPRDQWEIERDTPWGRMTYIDYRHRVEFDEDGYRAIDEYCRKRGIDWFASPWDVPSVEFLEKFDVPVHKVASACLTDDELLRALRGTGRTVVLSTGMSTPKQIRHAVEVLGSDNIVLCHATSTYPAKHEELNLRMINTLQAEFPNVPVGYSGHEVGLQTTLAAVALGAVFVERHITLDRAMWGSDQAASVETQGLERLVRDIRIIETSLGDGVKKVYEGELGPMKKLRRVPGVVAESEAEQPAEATV; from the coding sequence GTGACCACGACCCTCCCCGCCAACCTCCGCGCCGTCGGCTCCCGCCACATCGGCAACGGCCAGCCCGTGTACATCACCGGCGAGATCGGCATCAACCACAACGGCGACCTGGAGAACGCGTTCGCCCTCGTCGACGCGGCCGTGGCCGCCGGCTGCGACGCGGTCAAGTTCCAGAAGCGCACCCCGGAGATCTGCACCCCGCGCGACCAGTGGGAGATCGAGCGCGACACCCCCTGGGGCCGGATGACCTACATCGACTACCGGCACCGCGTCGAGTTCGACGAGGACGGCTACCGCGCCATCGACGAGTACTGCCGCAAGCGGGGCATCGACTGGTTCGCCTCCCCGTGGGACGTGCCCTCGGTGGAGTTCCTGGAGAAGTTCGACGTGCCGGTGCACAAGGTCGCCTCGGCCTGCCTCACCGACGACGAGCTGCTGCGCGCGCTGCGCGGCACCGGCCGCACCGTGGTGCTGTCCACCGGCATGTCGACGCCGAAGCAGATCCGGCACGCGGTCGAGGTGCTGGGCAGCGACAACATCGTGCTCTGCCACGCCACGTCGACCTACCCGGCGAAGCACGAGGAGCTGAACCTGCGCATGATCAACACCCTCCAGGCCGAGTTCCCGAACGTCCCGGTCGGCTACTCCGGCCACGAGGTCGGCCTGCAGACCACGCTCGCCGCGGTCGCCCTCGGCGCGGTCTTCGTCGAACGGCACATCACCCTCGACCGCGCCATGTGGGGCTCGGACCAGGCCGCGTCCGTCGAGACCCAGGGCCTGGAGCGGCTGGTCCGCGACATCCGCATCATCGAGACCTCGCTGGGCGACGGCGTGAAGAAGGTCTACGAGGGCGAGCTGGGCCCGATGAAGAAGCTGCGCCGGGTGCCCGGCGTGGTGGCCGAGTCCGAGGCCGAGCAGCCGGCCGAGGCGACCGTCTGA
- a CDS encoding acylneuraminate cytidylyltransferase, translating into MTQTITPAGEPSRAPAGEARVLAVIPARGGSKGVPGKNVATVGGVPLVARAVRACAAARRIGVTVVSTDDPAIAEVARSAGAEVVLRPAAIAGDTATSEAAVLHAMDAYEAMSGAAADVVLLVQCTSPFVTGGELDGVVEAITVGGADTAHTVAPFHGFVWRAGGPHGADEEAGARGEAGAGGTQGAGGAHGAGADFRGSGVGVNHDKSTRPRRQDRPQDLLETGAAYGFRADGFRAARHRFFGRTSLVWTDPARVLEIDEPADLERARALAPLLDAGAGTPRRDDVDAVVLDFDGTQTDDRVLIDSDGHETVAVHRGDGLGIAALRRAGVPVLILSTETNPVVAARARKLKVPVLHGIDRKDLALKQWCEEQGIAPERVLYAGNDVNDLPCFGLVGWPVAVAGAHDVVRAAARAVTTREGGDGAIREIAAWLLGPSLAR; encoded by the coding sequence ATGACCCAGACGATCACGCCCGCGGGGGAGCCGTCCCGCGCCCCGGCCGGCGAGGCCCGGGTCCTCGCCGTCATCCCGGCCCGCGGCGGCTCCAAGGGCGTGCCGGGCAAGAACGTCGCGACGGTCGGCGGGGTGCCGCTGGTGGCCCGCGCGGTCCGCGCCTGCGCCGCCGCCCGCCGGATCGGCGTGACGGTGGTGTCCACCGACGACCCGGCGATCGCCGAGGTGGCGCGGTCGGCCGGTGCCGAGGTGGTGCTGCGGCCGGCGGCGATCGCCGGCGACACCGCGACCAGCGAGGCCGCGGTGCTGCACGCCATGGACGCGTACGAGGCGATGAGCGGCGCCGCCGCCGACGTGGTGCTGCTCGTCCAGTGCACCAGCCCGTTCGTCACCGGCGGGGAACTCGACGGCGTGGTCGAGGCGATCACCGTGGGCGGGGCGGACACCGCGCACACGGTGGCGCCCTTCCACGGCTTCGTCTGGCGGGCCGGCGGCCCGCACGGCGCGGACGAGGAGGCCGGTGCGCGGGGCGAGGCCGGTGCGGGCGGCACGCAGGGTGCGGGCGGCGCGCACGGCGCGGGCGCGGACTTCCGCGGCAGCGGCGTGGGCGTCAACCATGACAAGTCCACCCGCCCGCGCCGCCAGGACCGTCCGCAGGACCTGCTGGAGACCGGTGCCGCCTACGGGTTCCGCGCCGACGGCTTCCGCGCCGCCCGGCACCGCTTCTTCGGCCGTACCAGCCTGGTGTGGACCGACCCGGCCCGGGTGCTGGAGATCGACGAGCCGGCCGACCTGGAACGGGCCCGCGCGCTCGCCCCGCTGCTGGACGCCGGCGCCGGCACCCCGCGCCGCGACGACGTGGACGCGGTCGTCCTCGACTTCGACGGCACCCAGACCGACGACCGGGTGCTGATCGACTCCGACGGCCACGAGACGGTCGCGGTGCACCGGGGCGACGGCCTCGGCATCGCGGCGCTGCGCCGCGCGGGCGTGCCCGTGCTGATCCTGTCCACCGAGACCAACCCGGTCGTGGCCGCCCGCGCCCGCAAGCTCAAGGTGCCGGTGCTGCACGGCATCGACCGCAAGGACCTCGCGCTCAAGCAGTGGTGCGAGGAGCAGGGCATCGCGCCCGAGCGGGTGCTGTACGCGGGCAACGACGTCAACGACCTGCCGTGCTTCGGCCTCGTCGGCTGGCCGGTCGCCGTGGCCGGCGCCCACGACGTGGTGCGCGCCGCGGCGCGCGCGGTGACCACCCGGGAGGGCGGGGACGGCGCGATCCGCGAGATCGCCGCCTGGCTGCTCGGCCCCTCGCTCGCCCGCTGA
- a CDS encoding glycosyltransferase, translated as MAEPSPRPALRVVIVTDGALDGDSRAVRVASAADTAGYAVTLVGTGPARSAPPSVTVRDVTVETALGGHRERRPRPGLRWPLAYRGAEAYERRTALLAAYRSLLATRAAELDVMHRPLPLQAFARAGHGLTLAGLAVRAGWTGLRAAQHRAAVERRRTPDTRLDDLAAELARLAFGRRAWRRLDPALLDQEVAYGPVLDAVRPHLIHALGHRALALAIRAALRAEGAGHRIEVVWDAPPHVPAATRRAAVVDDALLRSYAREADGVVTVGDRLAGELLVRHGLSTLPTVARNTPPATRVTGRRDAGVRARCRLGPDVPLLVHTGPVTPDRGASTVVEALPKLYDLHAAFVVPDPDDPYLAELRDRASRIGVHARLHVVRYVPVPEIPAFLSSADIGVLPVHQLPHHQTVLATRYYEYAHARLPVVVSDVRAMAAATLEAGNGEVFRARDTADFVRAVGAVLTNPRRYRKAYDRVELLRQWSWQTESAPLLDLYARLLGPLR; from the coding sequence ATGGCGGAGCCCTCACCCCGGCCGGCGCTGCGCGTCGTGATCGTGACGGACGGCGCACTGGACGGCGACTCCCGGGCCGTGCGCGTGGCCTCGGCCGCGGACACCGCGGGGTACGCGGTGACGCTGGTCGGAACGGGGCCGGCGAGATCGGCCCCGCCCTCCGTCACCGTGCGGGACGTCACCGTGGAGACCGCGCTCGGCGGCCACCGCGAGCGCCGCCCCCGCCCCGGCCTGCGCTGGCCGCTCGCCTACCGCGGCGCGGAGGCGTACGAGCGCCGCACCGCGCTCCTGGCCGCGTACCGCTCGCTGCTGGCCACCCGCGCCGCCGAACTCGACGTGATGCACCGCCCGTTGCCGCTCCAGGCGTTCGCCCGCGCCGGCCACGGCCTGACGTTGGCCGGGCTGGCGGTGCGGGCCGGCTGGACCGGGCTGCGCGCCGCCCAGCACCGCGCCGCGGTGGAGCGCCGGCGCACCCCGGACACGCGGCTCGACGACCTCGCCGCGGAACTCGCCCGCCTGGCGTTCGGCCGCCGGGCGTGGCGGCGGCTGGACCCGGCCCTGCTGGACCAGGAGGTCGCCTACGGACCGGTGCTCGACGCGGTCCGCCCGCACCTGATCCACGCGCTCGGCCACCGCGCGCTGGCCCTGGCGATCCGGGCCGCGCTGCGCGCGGAGGGCGCCGGGCACCGGATCGAGGTGGTGTGGGACGCGCCGCCGCACGTCCCCGCCGCCACCCGGCGGGCCGCCGTCGTGGACGACGCGCTGCTGCGCTCCTACGCCCGGGAGGCCGACGGGGTGGTCACCGTCGGCGACCGCCTCGCCGGCGAACTGCTGGTCCGGCACGGCCTGTCCACGCTCCCCACGGTGGCCCGCAACACCCCGCCGGCGACCCGGGTGACCGGCCGCCGCGACGCCGGGGTACGCGCCCGCTGCCGGCTCGGCCCGGACGTCCCGCTGCTGGTGCACACCGGCCCGGTCACCCCCGACCGCGGCGCGTCCACCGTCGTGGAGGCGCTGCCGAAGCTCTACGACCTGCACGCCGCGTTCGTGGTGCCCGACCCGGACGACCCGTACCTGGCGGAGCTGCGCGACCGCGCCTCCCGGATCGGCGTGCACGCCCGGCTGCACGTGGTGCGGTACGTGCCGGTGCCCGAGATCCCGGCGTTCCTGTCCTCGGCCGACATCGGCGTGCTGCCGGTGCACCAGCTCCCGCACCACCAGACCGTCCTGGCCACCCGCTACTACGAATACGCCCACGCCCGGCTGCCGGTCGTGGTCTCGGACGTGCGGGCGATGGCCGCGGCCACCCTGGAGGCCGGCAACGGCGAGGTGTTCCGGGCCCGCGACACCGCCGACTTCGTGCGGGCGGTCGGCGCGGTGCTCACCAACCCGCGCCGCTACCGCAAGGCGTACGACCGGGTGGAACTGCTGCGGCAGTGGTCCTGGCAGACCGAGTCCGCGCCGCTGCTCGACCTGTACGCCCGGCTGCTCGGCCCGCTGCGCTGA